In a genomic window of Mustela nigripes isolate SB6536 chromosome 8, MUSNIG.SB6536, whole genome shotgun sequence:
- the BCL2 gene encoding apoptosis regulator Bcl-2 isoform X4: MAHAGRTGYDNREIVMKYIHYKLSQRGYEWDAGDAGAAPPGAAPAPGIFSSQPGRTPAPARTSPPPPPAALAAAAAAGPALSPVPPVVHLTLRQAGDDFSRRYRRDFAEMSSQLHLTPFTARGRFATVVEELFRDGVNWGRIVAFFEFGGVMCVESVNREMSPLVDNIALWMTEYLNRHLHTWIQDNGGW, from the exons ATGGCGCACGCTGGGAGAACAGGGTATGATAACCGGGAGATAGTGATGAAGTACATCCACTATAAGCTGTCGCAGAGGGGCTACGAGTGGGATGCCGGCGACGCGGGCGCCGCGCCCCCGGGGGCCGCCCCCGCGCCGGGCATCTTCTCCTCCCAGCCGGGGCGCACCCCCGCGCCCGCCAGGACctcgccgcccccgccccccgccgccctcgccgccgctgccgccgcggGCCCTGCGCTCAGCCCCGTGCCACCTGTGGTCCACCTGACCCTGCGCCAGGCCGGCGACGACTTCTCCCGTCGCTACCGCCGCGACTTCGCGGAGATGTCCAGCCAGCTGCACCTGACGCCCTTCACCGCGAGGGGACGCTTTGCCACGGTGGTGGAGGAGCTCTTCAGGGATGGGGTGAACTGGGGGAGGATTGTGGCCTTCTTTGAGTTCGGTGGGGTCATGTGTGTGGAGAGCGTCAACCGGGAGATGTCGCCCCTGGTGGACAACATCGCCCTATGGATGACTGAGTACCTGAACCGGCACTTGCACACCTGGATCCAGGACAACGGAGGCTGG TGA
- the BCL2 gene encoding apoptosis regulator Bcl-2 isoform X1, which translates to MAHAGRTGYDNREIVMKYIHYKLSQRGYEWDAGDAGAAPPGAAPAPGIFSSQPGRTPAPARTSPPPPPAALAAAAAAGPALSPVPPVVHLTLRQAGDDFSRRYRRDFAEMSSQLHLTPFTARGRFATVVEELFRDGVNWGRIVAFFEFGGVMCVESVNREMSPLVDNIALWMTEYLNRHLHTWIQDNGGWLRKYREFATFNAWSTEQRISGAGCLFWTISTASGQRTKMALAGSTVNVVSV; encoded by the exons ATGGCGCACGCTGGGAGAACAGGGTATGATAACCGGGAGATAGTGATGAAGTACATCCACTATAAGCTGTCGCAGAGGGGCTACGAGTGGGATGCCGGCGACGCGGGCGCCGCGCCCCCGGGGGCCGCCCCCGCGCCGGGCATCTTCTCCTCCCAGCCGGGGCGCACCCCCGCGCCCGCCAGGACctcgccgcccccgccccccgccgccctcgccgccgctgccgccgcggGCCCTGCGCTCAGCCCCGTGCCACCTGTGGTCCACCTGACCCTGCGCCAGGCCGGCGACGACTTCTCCCGTCGCTACCGCCGCGACTTCGCGGAGATGTCCAGCCAGCTGCACCTGACGCCCTTCACCGCGAGGGGACGCTTTGCCACGGTGGTGGAGGAGCTCTTCAGGGATGGGGTGAACTGGGGGAGGATTGTGGCCTTCTTTGAGTTCGGTGGGGTCATGTGTGTGGAGAGCGTCAACCGGGAGATGTCGCCCCTGGTGGACAACATCGCCCTATGGATGACTGAGTACCTGAACCGGCACTTGCACACCTGGATCCAGGACAACGGAGGCTGG CTGAGGAAGTATCGGGAGTTTGCGACTTTTAATGCTTGGAGCACCGAACAAAGGATCAGTGGTGCAGGCTGTCTCTTCTGGACTATCTCCACCGCTTCTGGGCAGAGGACGAAGATGGCTTTAGCGGGCAGCACCGTGAATGTTGTATCTGTGTAG